In one Oreochromis aureus strain Israel breed Guangdong linkage group 2, ZZ_aureus, whole genome shotgun sequence genomic region, the following are encoded:
- the LOC116321917 gene encoding protocadherin gamma-C5-like translates to MGYTEREMMWNRLPTWQVFLWWHHFFLLWTTIDGQTRYSIPEELKQGSVVGNIAKDLGLVVSELHRRKLRLTSEAGKQYFSVDLGKGELVVTDRIDREEMCGQKPSCLLPLELVIDNPLQLHRVEIEIQDTNDNAPSFLTKEKVVKIAELVNPGARFPLESAQDPDVGVNSVRSYMLTKNDHFKLTVKTHKDGRKIPELVLEKPLDREKMPVHNLILTAVDGGDPVRSGTSEITVIVLDINDNAPQFEKQVYETNVSEKATPGTEILHVKATDADEGVNGEIEYIFAEQTSDLVLSLFAIESSTGTIVVRGNLDHETNSLHRFDITAKDKGNPQMDGHCGIEIKILDINDNNPEIIVTSLTSPVPEDSAVGTVIALISAKDPDSGDNGKVMLTLSPKSPFKLNPSVSNHYSLVTNGRLDREKNAQYRVKISASDSGNPALTSEKIILVELSDVNDNPPVFSKPSYLIYVKENHPPGKILCSVSATDPDAGENAKISYSILDSKVQDVSVSSYVYINSDNGSIYSMHSFDYEKLKVFQIQVQAKDQGSPSLSSNATVHVFILDQNDNAPAVIYPSSAAMGSLSHQRMPRSAKAGHLVTKVTAVDADSGHNAWISYRLAEATDASLFTVNLYTGEVRTKRAVSEQDDSSQRLLIEIKDDGEPIQSSTVTVSIILEDGLHEPILDLRHKVAEPSKKTGRITLYLILSLASVSVLSLVTLLILAVKCIRNSRSSSTCCMRRTDSDDYKNPNRNLQIQLNTDGPIKYVEVLGGDMLSQSQSFRSCMSPMSEYSDFTLIKPSSTTDFKEVISVLDASLPDSTWTFESQQVSIEY, encoded by the coding sequence ATGGGATATACTGAACGTGAAATGATGTGGAACAGATTACCGACATGGCAGGTGTTTTTGTGGTGgcatcatttctttcttttgtggACTACAATAGACGGACAGACTCGCTACAGCATACCAGAAGAACTGAAACAGGGCTCTGTGGTAGGAAATATAGCCAAAGATTTGGGTTTGGTTGTGTCTGAACTGCATAGGCGTAAATTGCGGTTAACCTCGGAAGCTGGTAAGCAATATTTTAGTGTGGACTTGGGGAAGGGAGAACTGGTGGTCACCGATAGAATAGATAGGGAGGAAATGTGTGGGCAAAAACCATCGTGTTTATTGCCTCTGGAACTAGTTATTGATAACCCTCTACAGCTGCACAGAGTCGAAATTGAAATACAGGACACCAATGATAATGCTCCTAGTTTTCTTACAAAAGAAAAGGTGGTAAAAATTGCAGAGCTGGTAAATCCAGGTGCGCGATTTCCTTTAGAAAGTGCGCAGGATCCCGATGTCGGCGTTAATTCTGTGCGTTCTTACATGCTAACCAAAAACGACCATTTCAAACTGACTGTTAAAACTCACAAGGACGGAAGGAAGATCCCTGAATTAGTGCTTGAAAAACCTCTTGATCGAGAAAAGATGCCTGTACATAATCTCATCCTCACCGCTGTAGATGGTGGAGATCCGGTGCGTTCAGGGACATCTGAAATTACAGTTATAGTACTTGACATCAATGACAATGCTCCCCAGTTTGAAAAACAAGTGTATGAGACTAATGTTAGTGAGAAAGCAACACCCGGGACTGAAATACTGCACGTTAAGGCCACGGATGCAGACGAAGGAGTAAATGGAGAAATCGAATATATTTTTGCAGAGCAAACATCGGATTTGGTTTTATCGTTATTTGCCATTGAATCTTCTACTGGCACTATAGTTGTCAGAGGAAATTTAGACCATGAAACAAACTCTTTACATAGATTTGATATTACTGCCAAAGACAAAGGAAATCCTCAAATGGATGGGCACTGTGGGATCGAAATTAAAATACTTGACATTAACGACAATAATCCTGAAATCATTGTTACATCTTTAACATCTCCTGTTCCAGAAGACTCTGCAGTCGGGACAGTTATTGCATTAATAAGTGCAAAAGACCCAGATTCTGGTGACAATGGCAAAGTTATGCTGACCTTATCCCCCAAATCCCCCTTTAAGTTAAACCCTTCCGTTTCTAACCATTATTCATTAGTGACAAATGGGCGACTTGACCGTGAAAAAAACGCCCAATATAGAGTTAAAATAAGTGCTTCTGACTCAGGAAACCCCGCATTAACAAGTGAAAAAATAATACTCGTTGAATTGTCAGATGTAAATGACAACCCACCAGTTTTCTCCAAGCCCTCTTATCTCATTTATGTAAAAGAAAACCATCCTCCTGGGAAAATTTTGTGCTCTGTGTCCGCAACTGATCCTGATGCCGGTGAAAACGCAAAGATCTCTTACTCCATATTGGATTCTAAAGTGCAGGACGTTTCTGTCTCGTCGTATGTTTACATTAACTCAGATAACGGCAGCATCTACAGCATGCACTCGTTTGACTATGAGAAACTGAAGGTGTTTCAGATTCAGGTTCAGGCAAAGGATCAGGGCTCTCCGTCTCTCAGCAGCAACGCCACTGTCCATGTTTTTATCCTGGACCAGAACGACAATGCCCCCGCTGTTATTTACCCCTCCTCCGCTGCAATGGGCTCCCTCTCTCATCAGAGGATGCCCCGCTCCGCGAAAGCGGGTCACCTGGTTACCAAGGTGACGGCCGTGGACGCTGACTCGGGCCATAACGCCTGGATCTCCTACAGACTGGCGGAGGCCACAGACGCCTCTCTCTTTACTGTCAATCTGTACACAGGGGAGGTGAGGACTAAACGCGCTGTGTCCGAGCAGGACGACTCCTCTCAGAGGCTTCTTATAGAGATCAAGGACGACGGGGAACCGATCCAGTCCTCCACAGTCACGGTGTCCATCATTCTGGAGGACGGCCTCCATGAGCCCATCTTAGACCTCCGACATAAAGTGGCCGAGCCCAGCAAGAAAACTGGAAGAATCACCCTTTATTTGATTCTCTCTCTGGCCTCGGTGTCCGTGCTGTCTCTGGTCACTCTCCTCATCTTAGCGGTTAAATGCATCAGgaacagcaggagcagcagcacgTGCTGCATGAGACGGACCGACTCTGATGATTACAAGAACCCCAACAGAAATTTGCAGATTCAGCTCAACACTGATGGACCTATAAAGTACGTGGAGGTCCTGGGAGGAGACATGCTGTCTCAGAGTCAGTCCTTCAGGTCCTGTATGTCCCCGATGTCAGAGTACAGCGATTTCACTCTGATTAAACCCAGCAGCACCACAGACTTTAAGGAGGTGATCAGTGTCCTGGATGCTTCTTTACCCGACAGCACCTGGACCTTTGAGAGCCAGCAGGTGAGCATAGAATACTAA
- the LOC116321733 gene encoding protocadherin gamma-C5-like, whose amino-acid sequence MMFPWGITLNSSGSGMTKRMGYRDWRWLALWWHYVFFLWSTVNGQTRYSIPEELERGSLVGNLAKDLGLGLSDIFNRNLRVASEAGEQYFSVDAGKGELLVNDRIDREALCGQSASCVLPLQVVIENPLQLHRIEVEIRDVNDNAPSFLKSDHIIEIAESTAVGVRFPLEMAVDPDVGSNGLKTYTLSKDECFSLKVKEIENGGKIPELVLNNSLDREKKSTHNLFLTAIDGGNPVKTGTSKIIITVLDVNDNVPLFENSFYKIAVKENIANGSFVITTKATDIDEGPNGDIEYSLGIHTPPSVVSLFYIDTVTGDIYLKQQLDHETQTSYRIDISATDKGFPKMEGRCTVQVDVLDVNDNAPEIVLTSKSTSVPEDSRSGTVVALLSVRDLDSGDNGKVTLQLPKTFPFTLKPSFSNNYALVTNGPLDRERCSEYNIEIKATDSGSPPLSSKKTIPVTITDVNDNAPVFTQKTYNVYLKENGVPGSILYSVSASDLDFGENAKVSYSILDSKVQDVSVSSYVYINSDNGSIYSMHSFDYEKLKVFQIQVQAKDQGSPSLSSNATVHVFILDQNDNAPAVIYPSSAAMGSLSHQRMPRSAKAGHLVTKVTAVDADSGHNAWISYRLAEATDASLFTVNLYTGEVRTKRAVSEQDDSSQRLLIEIKDDGEPIQSSTVTVSIILEDGLHEPILDLRHKAAEPSKKTGRITLYLILSLASVSVLSLLTFLILAVKCIRNSRSSSTCCMRRTDSDDYKNPNRNLQIQLNTDGPIKYVEVLGGDMLSQSQSFRSCMSPMSEYSDFTLIKPSSTTDFKEVISVLDASLPDSTWTFESQQVSRRE is encoded by the coding sequence atgatgtTTCCATGGGGAATAACGCTGAATTCTAGCGGATCGGGGATGACAAAGAGAATGGGATACAGAGACTGGAGATGGCTGGCGCTTTGGTGGCATTATGTGTTCTTTTTATGGAGTACAGTAAATGGACAGACTCGCTACAGTATCCCAGAAGAGCTGGAAAGAGGCTCCTTGGTTGGAAATCTTGCCAAAGATTTGGGTTTAGGACTGTCAGATATTTTTAACCGTAATCTGCGTGTCGCCTCTGAGGCTGGTGAGCAGTATTTCAGCGTGGATGCGGGGAAGGGTGAGCTTTTAGTGAATGACAGAATAGACAGAGAGGCTTTGTGTGGACAAAGCGCCAGCTGTGTGTTACCTCTGCAGGTTGTTATAGAAAATCCGCTACAGTTACACCGGATCGAAGTGGAAATTAGAGACGTAAATGACAATGCCCCTAGTTTTCTAAAAAGTGATCACATAATTGAAATAGCCGAATCCACAGCTGTAGGTGTTCGTTTTCCCTTAGAGATGGCAGTGGATCCCGACGTAGGGAGTAATGGACTAAAAACATACACACTAAGTAAAGATGAGTGCTTCAGTCTAAAAGTTAAAGAAATTGAAAATGGAGGGAAAATACCCGAATTAGTATTGAATAACTCTTTAGATCGCGAGAAAAAATCCACTCACAATTTATTTCTTACTGCCATAGACGGAGGTAATCCTGTCAAGACCGGAACTTCCAAAATAATTATAACTGTGCTTGACGTCAATGACAATGTGCCATTATTCGAAAACAGTTTTTATAAAATCGCTGTTAAAGAAAACATTGCAAATGGCTCTTTTGTTATTACAACAAAAGCAACAGACATAGATGAGGGTCCGAATGGAGACATTGAGTACTCGCTTGGTATACACACGCCGCCATCAGTGGTCTCGTTGTTTTATATTGATACTGTAACCGGGGATATATATCTTAAACAGCAATTGGACCACGAAACTCAGACATCATATCGTATAGATATTAGTGCAACAGATAAAGGCTTCCCTAAAATGGAGGGTCGCTGTACTGTCCAGGTGGATGTATTAGACGTAAATGATAACGCGCCAGAAATTGTACTCACTTCAAAATCAACTTCTGTGCCCGAAGACTCTCGCAGCGGCACTGTGGTGGCTTTGCTCAGCGTTCGTGACCTCGATTCCGGTGATAATGGCAAAGTCACGTTACAACTTCCCAAAACGTTTCCATTCACTCTGAAACCTTCGTTTTCTAATAATTACGCACTGGTTACCAACGGCCCTTTAGACCGAGAGAGATGTTCAGAGTATAATATAGAAATCAAAGCCACTGATTCAGGCTCTCCTCCTCTGTCCAGTAAGAAAACTATACCTGTCACTATCACTGATGTAAATGATAATGCTCCTGTATTCACTCAGAAAACCTATAATGTGTATTTAAAAGAGAATGGAGTACCAGGCTCTATCCTATACTCAGTATCAGCATCTGACCTGGATTTTGGTGAAAACGCAAAGGTCTCTTACTCTATACTGGACTCTAAAGTGCAGGACGTTTCTGTCTCATCGTATGTTTACATTAACTCAGATAACGGCAGCATCTACAGCATGCACTCGTTTGACTATGAGAAACTGAAGGTGTTTCAGATTCAGGTTCAGGCAAAGGATCAGGGCTCTCCGTCTCTCAGCAGCAACGCCACTGTCCATGTTTTCATCCTGGACCAGAACGACAATGCCCCCGCTGTTATTTACCCCTCCTCCGCTGCAATGGGCTCCCTCTCTCATCAGAGGATGCCCCGCTCCGCGAAAGCGGGTCACCTGGTTACCAAGGTGACAGCTGTGGACGCTGATTCGGGCCATAACGCCTGGATCTCCTACAGACTGGCGGAGGCCACAGACGCCTCTCTCTTTACTGTCAATCTGTACACAGGGGAGGTGAGGACTAAACGCGCTGTGTCCGAGCAGGACGACTCCTCTCAGAGGCTCCTTATAGAGATCAAGGACGACGGGGAACCGATCCAGTCCTCCACAGTCACGGTGTCCATCATACTGGAGGACGGTCTCCATGAGCCCATCTTAGACCTCCGACATAAAGCGGCCGAGCCCAGCAAGAAAACTGGGAGAATCACCCTGTATTTGATTCTCTCTCTGGCCTCGGTGTCCGTGCTGTCTCTGCTCACTTTCCTCATCTTAGCGGTTAAATGCATCAGgaacagcaggagcagcagcacgTGCTGCATGAGACGGACTGACTCTGATGATTACAAGAACCCCAACAGAAACCTGCAGATTCAGCTCAACACTGATGGACCTATAAAGTACGTGGAGGTCCTGGGAGGAGACATGCTGTCTCAGAGTCAGTCCTTCAGGTCCTGTATGTCTCCAATGTCAGAGTACAGCGATTTCACTCTGATTAAACCCAGCAGCACCACAGACTTTAAGGAGGTGATCAGTGTCCTGGATGCTTCTTTGCCCGACAGCACCTGGACCTTTGAGAGCCAGCAGGTGAGCAGAAGAGAATAA
- the LOC120442260 gene encoding protocadherin gamma-C5-like — protein MTKRMRYRDWRWLALWWHQFFLLWSTIDGQTRYSIPEELNQGSVVGNLAKDLGLALSEIFDRRLRVASQTGEQYFSVDAGKGELVVNDRIDREALCGQSASCVLPLQIVLEKPLNLHRIEVEIKDMNDNSPSFQTKELSLKIAESAAVGTRFVLESAEDADVGSNSVKSYTLTKNECFTLKMKEVEDGKAVPELVLEKPLDREKKAVHQLLLTALDGGNPVLSGTSQITITVLDVNDNFPVFEKNTYKVSLQENTAQNTFVVKIAATDADEGPNGEVEFSFGSRTPDSVLSVFEINPLTGEIHLKGDLDYEKGSSYKIEIAARDKGVPEMESHCRLQIDIVDVNDNTPEIVLTSEPQPVREDAASGTVVALLNARDADSGNNSKVTLRVPKGSPFTLKPSFSNNYALVTSGPLDRESFPEYNIEITATDSGTPPLSSKKVIPVTITDVNDNAPVFTQKTYNVYLKENGVPGSILYSVSASDLDFGENAKVSYSILDSKVQDVSVSSYVYINSDNGSIYSMHSFDYEKLKVFQIQVQAKDQGSPSLSSNATVHVFILDQNDNAPAVIYPSSAAMGSLSHQRMPRSAKAGHLVTKVTAVDADSGHNAWISYRLAEATDASLFTVNLYTGEVRTKRAVSEQDDSSQRLLIEIKDDGEPIQSSTVTVSIILEDGLHEPILDLRHKAAEPSKKTGRITLYLILSLASVSVLSLLTFLILAVKCIRNSRSSSTCCMRRTDSDDYKNPNRNLQIQLNTDGPIKYVEVLGGDMLSQSQSFRSCMSPMSEYSDFTLIKPSSTTDFKEVISVLDASLPDSTWTFESQQVSRRE, from the coding sequence ATGACAAAGAGAATGAGATACCGAGACTGGAGATGGCTGGCTCTTTGGTGGCATCAATTCTTTCTCCTGTGGAGTACAATAGACGGACAGACTCGTTACAGTATCCCAGAAGAACTAAATCAGGGCTCTGTGGTAGGAAACCTTGCCAAAGATCTGGGTTTGGCGTTATCTGAAATTTTTGACCGCAGGCTGCGTGTCGCCTCTCAGACTGGAGAGCAGTATTTCAGTGTGGATGCGGGGAAGGGCGAGCTCGTGGTGAATGACAGAATTGACAGAGAGGCTTTATGTGGACAAAGCGCCAGCTGTGTGTTGCCTCTACAGATAGTTCTTGAAAAGCCCCTAAATTTACATCGAATTGAGGTGGAAATAAAAGATATGAATGATAATTCTCCAAGCTTCCAGACAAAGGAGCTGTCTTTGAAAATTGCGGAGTCGGCAGCAGTGGGAACTCGATTTGTTTTGGAAAGCGCAGAGGATGCAGATGTTGGGAGTAATTCAGTAAAATCCTACACGTTGACTAAAAACGAGTGTTTTACATTGAAAATGAAGGAAGTTGAAGATGGCAAAGCAGTGCCCGAGTTAGTATTAGAGAAACCTCTTGATCGAGAGAAGAAGGCCGTTCATCAGCTACTACTGACTGCATTAGATGGGGGTAACCCAGTATTGTCTGGTACCTCACAAATAACAATCACAGTGCTCGACGTAAATGACAATTTTCCAGTGTTTGAAAAAAACACGTATAAAGTTTCTTTACAGGAAAATACTGCACAAAATACATTTGTAGTTAAAATTGCGGCGACTGATGCTGACGAGGGGCCAAACGGAGAAGTTGAATTCTCTTTTGGTTCACGGACGCCAGATTCCGTGTTATCAGTATTTGAAATCAACCCACTAACTGGAGAAATACATTTGAAAGGAGATCTAGACTATGAAAAAGGCTCGTCCTACAAAATTGAAATTGCGGCAAGAGATAAGGGTGTTCCTGAAATGGAAAGTCACTGTCGTCTACAGATAGATATTGTGGATGTAAATGACAACACTCCAGAAATTGTTCTCACCTCTGAACCGCAGCCAGTTCGCGAAGATGCAGCTAGTGGCACAGTTGTGGCTTTGCTCAATGCACGTGATGCTGACTCCGGTAATAATAGTAAAGTAACACTGAGAGTACCTAAAGGCTCTCCTTTCACTCTGAAACCATCATTTTCTAATAATTACGCACTGGTTACCAGCGGTCCTTTGGACCGAGAGAGTTTCCCAGAGTATAATATTGAAATCACAGCCACTGATTCAGGCACTCCTCCTCTGTCCAGTAAGAAAGTCATACCTGTCACTATCACTGACGTTAATGACAATGCTCCTGTATTCACTCAGAAAACCTATAATGTGTATTTAAAAGAGAATGGAGTACCAGGCTCTATCCTGTACTCAGTATCAGCATCTGACCTGGATTTCGGTGAAAACGCAAAGGTCTCTTACTCTATACTGGACTCTAAAGTGCAGGACGTTTCTGTCTCATCGTATGTTTACATTAACTCAGATAACGGCAGCATCTACAGCATGCACTCGTTTGACTATGAGAAACTGAAGGTGTTTCAGATTCAGGTTCAGGCAAAGGATCAGGGCTCTCCGTCTCTCAGCAGCAACGCCACTGTCCATGTTTTTATCCTGGACCAGAACGACAATGCCCCCGCTGTTATTTACCCCTCCTCCGCTGCAATGGGCTCCCTCTCTCATCAGAGGATGCCTCGCTCCGCGAAAGCGGGTCACCTGGTTACCAAGGTGACGGCTGTGGACGCTGACTCGGGCCATAACGCCTGGATCTCCTACAGACTGGCGGAGGCCACAGACGCCTCTCTCTTCACTGTCAATCTGTACACAGGGGAGGTGAGGACTAAACGCGCTGTGTCCGAGCAGGACGACTCCTCTCAGAGGCTCCTTATAGAGATCAAGGACGACGGGGAACCGATCCAGTCCTCCACAGTCACGGTGTCCATCATACTGGAGGACGGTCTCCATGAGCCCATCTTAGACCTCCGACATAAAGCGGCCGAGCCCAGCAAGAAAACTGGGAGAATCACCCTGTATTTGATTCTCTCTCTGGCCTCGGTGTCCGTGCTGTCTCTGCTCACTTTCCTCATCTTAGCGGTTAAATGCATCAGgaacagcaggagcagcagcacgTGCTGCATGAGACGGACCGACTCTGATGATTACAAGAACCCCAACAGAAACCTGCAGATTCAGCTCAACACTGATGGACCTATAAAGTACGTGGAGGTCCTGGGAGGAGACATGCTGTCTCAGAGTCAGTCCTTCAGGTCCTGTATGTCTCCAATGTCAGAGTACAGCGATTTCACTCTGATTAAACCCAGCAGCACCACAGACTTTAAGGAGGTGATCAGTGTCCTGGATGCTTCTTTGCCCGACAGCACCTGGACCTTTGAGAGCCAGCAGGTGAGCAGAAGAGAATAA
- the LOC116319445 gene encoding protocadherin gamma-C5-like: MTKRMRYRDWRWLALWWYHFFLLWSTIDGQTRYSIPEELKQGSVVGNLAKDLGLTLSEIFDRRLRVASQTGEQYFSVDAGKGELVVNDRIDREALCGQSASCVLPLQIVLEKPLNLHRIEVEIKDMNDNSPSFQTKELSLKIAESAAVGTRFVLESAEDADVGSNSVKSYTLTKNECFTLKMKEVEDGKAVPELVLEKPLDREKKAVHQLLLTALDGGNPVLSGTSQITITVLDNNDNFPVFEKNNYKVSLQENTAKNTFVVKIAATDADEGPNGEVEFSFGSRTPDSVLSVFEINPLTGEIHLKGDLDYEKASSYKIEITARDKGVPEMESHCRLQIDIVDVNDNTPEIVLTSEPQPVREDAASGTVVALLNARDADSGNNSKVTLRVPKGSPFTLKPSFSNNYALVTSGPLDRESFPEYNVEITATDSGTPPLSSKKIIPVIITDVNDNPPVFTQRNYNVYLKENGVPGSILYSVSASDLDFGENAKVSYSILDSKVQDVSVSSYVYINSDNGSIYSMHSFDYEKLKVFQIQVQAKDQGSPSLSSNATVHVFILDQNDNAPAVIYPSSAAMGSLSHQRMPRSAKAGHLVTKVTAVDADSGHNAWISYRLAEATDASLFTVSLYTGEVRTKRAVSEQDDSSQRLLIEIKDDGEPIQSSTVTVSIILEDGLHEPILDLRHKAAEPSKKTGRITLYLILSLASVSVLSLVTFLILAVKCIRNSRSSSTCCMRRTDSDDYKNPNRNLQIQLNTDGPIKYVEVLGGDMLSQSQSFRSCMSPMSEYSDFTLIKPSSTTDFKEVISVLDASLPDSTWTFESQQLLE, from the exons ATGACAAAGAGAATGAGATACCGAGACTGGAGATGGCTGGCTCTTTGGTGGTATCATTTCTTTCTCCTGTGGAGTACAATAGACGGACAGACTCGTTACAGCATCCCAGAAGAACTAAAACAGGGTTCTGTGGTAGGAAACCTTGCCAAAGATCTGGGTTTGACGTTATCTGAAATTTTTGACCGCAGGCTGCGTGTCGCCTCTCAGACTGGAGAGCAGTATTTCAGTGTGGATGCGGGGAAGGGCGAGCTCGTGGTGAATGACAGAATTGACAGAGAGGCTTTATGTGGACAAAGCGCCAGCTGTGTGTTGCCTTTACAGATAGTTCTTGAAAAGCCCCTAAATTTACATCGAATTGAGGTGGAAATAAAAGATATGAATGATAATTCTCCAAGCTTCCAGACAAAGGAGCTGTCTTTGAAAATTGCGGAGTCGGCAGCAGTGGGAACTCGATTTGTTTTGGAAAGCGCAGAGGATGCAGATGTTGGGAGTAATTCAGTAAAATCCTACACATTGACTAAAAACGAGTGTTTTACATTGAAAATGAAGGAAGTTGAAGATGGCAAAGCAGTGCCCGAGTTAGTATTAGAGAAACCTCTTGATCGAGAGAAGAAGGCCGTTCATCAGCTACTACTGACTGCATTAGATGGGGGTAACCCAGTATTGTCTGGTACCTCACAAATAACAATCACCGTACTTGATAATAATGACAATTTTCCAGTGTTTGAGAAAAATAACTATAAAGTTTCTTTACAGGAAAATACtgcaaaaaatacatttgtagTTAAAATTGCGGCGACTGATGCTGACGAGGGGCCAAACGGAGAAGTTGAATTCTCTTTTGGTTCGCGGACGCCAGATTCCGTGTTATCAGTATTTGAAATCAACCCACTAACTGGAGAAATACATCTGAAAGGAGACCTAGATTACGAAAAAGCCTCGTCCTACAAAATTGAAATTACGGCAAGAGATAAGGGTGTTCCTGAAATGGAAAGTCACTGTCGTCTACAGATAGATATTGTGGATGTAAATGACAACACTCCAGAAATTGTTCTCACCTCTGAACCGCAGCCAGTTCGCGAAGATGCAGCTAGTGGCACAGTTGTGGCTTTGCTCAATGCACGTGATGCTGACTCCGGTAATAATAGTAAAGTAACACTGAGAGTACCTAAAGGCTCTCCTTTCACTCTGAAACCATCGTTTTCTAATAATTACGCACTGGTTACCAGCGGTCCTTTAGACCGAGAGAGTTTCCCAGAGTATAATGTTGAGATAACAGCCACGGATTCAGGCACTCCTCCCTTGAGCAGTAAAAAAATTATACCTGTCATTATCACTGATGTGAATGATAACCCTCCTGTATTCACTCAACGAAATTATAATGTGTATTTAAAAGAGAATGGAGTACCAGGCTCTATCCTGTACTCAGTATCAGCATCTGACCTGGATTTCGGTGAAAACGCAAAGGTCTCTTACTCTATACTGGACTCTAAAGTGCAGGACGTTTCTGTCTCATCGTATGTTTACATTAACTCAGATAACGGCAGCATCTACAGCATGCACTCGTTTGACTATGAGAAACTGAAGGTGTTTCAGATTCAGGTTCAGGCAAAGGATCAGGGCTCTCCGTCTCTCAGCAGCAACGCCACTGTCCATGTTTTTATCCTGGACCAGAACGACAATGCCCCCGCTGTTATTTACCCCTCCTCCGCTGCCATGGGCTCCCTCTCTCATCAGAGGATGCCTCGCTCCGCGAAAGCGGGTCACCTGGTTACCAAGGTGACGGCTGTGGACGCTGACTCGGGCCATAACGCCTGGATTTCCTACAGACTGGCGGAGGCCACAGACGCCTCTCTCTTCACTGTCAGTCTGTACACAGGGGAGGTGAGGACTAAACGCGCTGTGTCCGAGCAGGACGACTCCTCTCAGAGGCTCCTTATAGAGATCAAGGACGACGGGGAACCGATCCAGTCCTCCACAGTCACGGTGTCCATCATACTGGAGGACGGCCTCCATGAGCCCATCTTAGACCTCCGACATAAAGCGGCCGAGCCCAGCAAGAAAACTGGGAGAATCACCCTGTATTTGATTCTCTCTCTGGCCTCGGTGTCCGTGCTGTCTCTGGTCACTTTCCTCATCTTAGCGGTTAAATGCATCAGgaacagcaggagcagcagcacgTGCTGCATGAGACGGACCGACTCTGATGATTACAAGAACCCCAACAGAAACCTGCAAATTCAGCTCAACACTGATGGACCTATAAAGTACGTGGAGGTCCTGGGTGGAGACATGCTGTCTCAGAGTCAGTCCTTCAGGTCCTGTATGTCTCCAATGTCAGAGTACAGCGATTTCACTCTGATTAAACCCAGCAGCACCACAGACTTTAAGGAGGTGATCAGTGTCCTGGATGCTTCTTTACCCGACAGCACCTGGACCTTTGAGAGCCAGCAG TTGTTAGAATGA